In Streptomyces hawaiiensis, one genomic interval encodes:
- a CDS encoding ATP-dependent DNA ligase, with amino-acid sequence MLLHRLARVSQEVAATSARSRKTALLAELFRDAEAQDVPIVIPYLAGRLPQGRIGVGWKVLGRPVDPAPEPGLTVRDVHARLSELAQVSGPGSQAERARLVGELMGAATEEEQRFLLGLLTGEVRQGALDAVAVEGLAQATGAPSADVRRAVMLAGSLQTVAEALLADGPAALDRFRLTVGRPVWPMLAHSASSVAEAVDKLGACAVEEKLDGIRVQVHRDGDTVRLYTRTLDDITDRLPEVTAAALELRGERFILDGEVISFDEGGRPRSFQETAGRVGSRTDVATAARAVPVSPVFFDALSVDGHDLLDLPFAERHAELARLVPGPMRVRRTLVSGPGDTPTAEEFLAETLKRGHEGVVAKALDAPYSAGRRGASWLKVKPVHTLDLVVLAAEWGHGRRTGKLSNLHLGARTADGGLAMLGKTFKGMTDALLAWQTERLQQLAVDDNGHVVTVRPELVVEIAYDGLQRSTRYPAGVTLRFARVIRYREDKRPEDADTVETLLAAHPEVKP; translated from the coding sequence ATGCTGCTGCACCGGCTGGCCCGAGTGTCCCAGGAGGTCGCCGCCACCTCGGCGCGCTCCCGGAAGACGGCCCTGCTCGCGGAGCTCTTCCGGGACGCGGAGGCGCAGGACGTGCCCATCGTCATCCCGTACCTGGCGGGGCGGCTGCCGCAGGGGCGGATCGGCGTCGGCTGGAAGGTGCTCGGCCGCCCGGTCGACCCGGCGCCCGAGCCGGGCCTGACCGTACGGGACGTGCACGCCCGGCTGTCCGAGCTCGCCCAGGTGTCCGGCCCCGGCTCCCAGGCGGAACGCGCCCGCCTGGTAGGCGAGTTGATGGGCGCGGCCACCGAGGAGGAGCAGCGGTTCCTGCTCGGGCTGCTCACCGGCGAGGTCCGGCAGGGCGCGCTGGACGCCGTCGCGGTCGAGGGCCTGGCCCAGGCGACCGGGGCGCCGTCCGCGGACGTACGGCGGGCCGTGATGCTCGCCGGCTCCCTCCAGACGGTGGCCGAGGCGCTCCTCGCGGACGGCCCCGCCGCCCTGGACCGCTTCCGCCTCACCGTCGGCCGCCCGGTCTGGCCGATGCTGGCGCACAGTGCCTCCTCGGTCGCGGAGGCAGTGGACAAGCTCGGTGCCTGCGCGGTCGAGGAGAAGCTGGACGGCATCCGCGTCCAGGTGCACCGCGACGGCGACACCGTGCGGCTCTACACCCGCACGCTCGACGACATCACCGACCGGCTGCCCGAAGTGACGGCCGCCGCACTGGAGTTGCGCGGCGAGCGGTTCATCCTGGACGGCGAGGTGATCTCCTTCGACGAGGGCGGGCGTCCCCGTTCGTTCCAGGAGACCGCCGGACGCGTCGGCTCCCGCACGGACGTGGCGACGGCCGCCCGCGCGGTGCCGGTCTCCCCCGTCTTCTTCGACGCGCTGTCCGTCGACGGCCACGACCTGCTCGACCTGCCCTTCGCCGAGCGGCACGCCGAGCTGGCCCGCCTGGTCCCCGGGCCGATGCGGGTGCGGCGCACGCTGGTGTCCGGGCCGGGCGACACGCCCACGGCGGAGGAATTCCTCGCCGAGACCCTGAAGCGCGGCCACGAGGGCGTCGTCGCCAAGGCGCTCGACGCCCCCTACAGCGCGGGGCGGCGCGGGGCCTCCTGGCTGAAGGTCAAGCCCGTCCACACTCTCGACCTGGTCGTCCTGGCCGCCGAGTGGGGCCACGGCCGCCGCACCGGCAAGCTCTCCAACCTCCACCTGGGCGCCCGCACCGCCGACGGCGGCCTCGCCATGCTCGGCAAGACCTTCAAGGGCATGACCGACGCGCTGCTCGCCTGGCAGACCGAACGGCTCCAGCAGCTCGCCGTCGACGACAACGGCCATGTCGTCACCGTCCGCCCGGAACTCGTCGTCGAGATCGCCTACGACGGCCTGCAGCGCTCCACCCGCTACCCGGCCGGCGTCACCCTCCGCTTCGCCCGCGTCATCCGCTACCGGGAGGACAAGCGCCCCGAGGATGCCGACACGGTCGAGACTCTGCTCGCCGCGCACCCGGAGGTGAAGCCGTGA